One window of the Benincasa hispida cultivar B227 chromosome 3, ASM972705v1, whole genome shotgun sequence genome contains the following:
- the LOC120074179 gene encoding WAT1-related protein At2g37460 yields the protein MNPQVSQWCVSAKPFFAVVFLQFGLAGMDILSKAALNQGMSNYVLVVYRHAVATIVIAPFALIFDKKVRPKMTIPVFAKLMILSLLEPVIDQNLYFLGMKYTTATFAAAMCNILPAITFVMAWILRLEKVRIKSIRSQAKIVGTIATVGGAMIMTLIKGPILELFWVKERANNQQQRGEISLQDTIKGSIMITIGCFSWACFMILQAITLKAYPAELSLTAWICLLGTAEGTVVALVMERGNAAVWSITWGTKLLAAVYSGIFCSGLAYYIQGLVMKDKGPVFVTAFSPLSMVIVAIMSSFILGERLYFGRVLGAAVIIVGLYLVVWGKNKDGNCSSSEDLKLPTQQTKEIEDNKMESLTIESTNSVDLKNNIEQN from the exons ATGAATCCCCAAGTTAGCCAATGGTGTGTCTCAGCCAAGCCTTTTTTTGCTGTAGTGTTCTTGCAGTTTGGTCTTGCAGGAATGGACATTCTGTCTAAAGCAGCTCTAAATCAAGGAATGAGCAACTATGTTCTTGTTGTTTACCGCCATGCAGTTGCTACAATTGTTATAGCTCCTTTTGCACTGATTTTTGACAA GAAGGTCAGACCAAAGATGACAATTCCAGTCTTTGCCAAGTTAATGATCCTCAGCTTGCTAGA GCCTGTGATTGATCAAAACTTATATTTCTTGGGAATGAAGTACACAACAGCAACTTTTGCAGCTGCCATGTGCAATATTCTCCCCGCCATTACCTTTGTAATGGCTTGGATCCTCAg GCTAGAGAAAGTAAGAATCAAAAGCATCAGAAGTCAAGCTAAGATAGTGGGAACCATAGCAACAGTTGGAGGAGCTATGATAATGACACTAATAAAAGGCCCAATTTTGGAGCTATTTTGGGTTAAAGAAAGAgcaaacaatcaacaacaaagagGTGAAATCAGCCTTCAAGATACAATCAAAGGTTCAATTATGATAACAATTGGCTGTTTCAGTTGGGCCTGTTTCATGATTCTTCAG GCAATCACTTTGAAAGCTTACCCAGCTGAGCTTTCCCTTACGGCATGGATCTGCCTATTGGGCACTGCGGAGGGCACTGTGGTGGCTTTGGTGATGGAAAGAGGAAACGCCGCCGTTTGGTCCATTACTTGGGGAACTAAATTGCTTGCCGCTGTCTATAGT GGGATATTTTGTTCAGGGCTTGCTTATTACATTCAAGGATTAGTGATGAAAGATAAAGGACCTGTGTTTGTGACTGCCTTTAGCCCATTGAGTATGGTCATTGTGGCCATTATGAGTTCATTTATTTTGGGAGAGCGTCTTTACTTTGGAAG GGTACTTGGAGCTGCTGTGATAATTGTTGGACTATACCTTGTTGTTTGGGGCAAAAACAAAGATGGGAATTGTTCCTCAAGTGAAGACTTGAAATTACCCACACaacaaacaaaagaaatagaagacaacaaGATGGAAAGTTTAACAATTGAATCAACTAATTCAGTTGATCTAAAGAATAATATTGAGCAAAATTAA